The proteins below come from a single Natranaerofaba carboxydovora genomic window:
- a CDS encoding DUF2922 domain-containing protein, whose product MIREYLQMSFRNLEGGNFTLSVYDPKEDLTSEEVEAVMNNILEKNSFKSPGGDLKSKSAARIVTRQVNTLAEF is encoded by the coding sequence GTGATAAGAGAATATCTTCAGATGAGCTTTAGGAACTTAGAAGGTGGTAACTTCACCCTTTCAGTATACGATCCAAAGGAAGATTTGACCTCAGAAGAAGTGGAAGCAGTCATGAATAATATCCTCGAGAAAAACTCATTCAAATCCCCCGGAGGAGACTTAAAAAGTAAGAGTGCTGCAAGAATAGTAACCCGCCAGGTTAATACTTTGGCAGAATTCTAA
- a CDS encoding permease, giving the protein MNTTIKGMAIAAIILSTTALFRGGFELFLDGILVGAGMLIRIIPLLVVAFAVAGLIAVLINEEKVSRWLGKEAGWKGPFFGALAGALVPGGPFFFYPMMATLLLSGAEIGTLISFVAAKTIWSVGRIPMEIAFVGTELTILRLAVTFIFPILVGMIINTFFSGMTEKIKSDVENTQLKNTNKEASKADYK; this is encoded by the coding sequence ATGAATACAACAATCAAAGGAATGGCAATAGCTGCTATTATCCTCTCCACAACAGCTTTATTTAGGGGAGGATTTGAACTGTTTCTTGATGGAATTTTAGTTGGAGCAGGTATGCTCATTCGGATAATACCCCTTTTAGTAGTAGCTTTTGCGGTCGCTGGACTGATAGCAGTACTAATAAATGAAGAGAAAGTTTCTCGCTGGCTTGGGAAAGAAGCCGGATGGAAGGGCCCATTTTTCGGAGCACTTGCAGGAGCTTTGGTACCAGGAGGACCGTTCTTTTTTTATCCTATGATGGCTACGCTATTACTTTCCGGAGCAGAAATAGGTACCTTAATAAGCTTTGTAGCAGCCAAGACCATCTGGAGTGTAGGTCGTATCCCGATGGAGATAGCTTTTGTAGGAACTGAATTAACAATCTTAAGACTTGCCGTAACTTTTATCTTTCCTATTCTTGTTGGCATGATTATAAATACCTTTTTCTCTGGAATGACCGAAAAAATAAAATCAGACGTAGAAAATACTCAACTAAAGAATACAAATAAAGAAGCCAGTAAAGCAGATTATAAATAG
- a CDS encoding nucleoside recognition domain-containing protein, protein MNWLEMLQDAVSSSFFSMLQITLIVIPLLVVTEFLKEGGLLNKISRLFEPFTNKLNLSKEAAFPIVIAWTVGLQYGAGIVMQVGKEGNLTTKELTITGIFIGIAHSLIEETILFSGIGGNPFILFFSRFFAGLIFTYIFLLQLKLVKHYL, encoded by the coding sequence ATGAACTGGTTAGAAATGCTTCAGGATGCTGTAAGCTCAAGCTTCTTTTCTATGCTTCAGATAACATTAATAGTAATACCTTTGCTTGTTGTTACTGAATTTTTAAAAGAAGGCGGCCTATTAAACAAAATATCAAGGTTATTTGAACCTTTTACAAATAAATTAAACCTATCTAAAGAAGCTGCCTTTCCTATAGTTATAGCCTGGACAGTTGGACTGCAGTACGGGGCTGGAATTGTTATGCAGGTAGGAAAAGAAGGTAATCTAACAACCAAAGAGCTTACCATTACCGGAATTTTCATAGGAATAGCCCACTCTTTAATAGAAGAAACCATTTTATTCTCAGGTATTGGAGGCAATCCTTTTATATTATTTTTCTCCAGATTCTTTGCAGGTTTAATATTTACATATATATTTCTACTGCAGTTAAAATTAGTCAAACACTATCTCTAA
- a CDS encoding YvrJ family protein: MEELTYAIANLGFPIAVSIYLLIRIEGKLESLTASINELSRVLITAPEIKKIK; this comes from the coding sequence GTGGAAGAATTAACCTATGCAATTGCAAACCTTGGCTTTCCCATAGCGGTAAGTATCTACCTTCTAATCCGAATAGAAGGTAAGCTCGAATCGCTAACGGCAAGCATCAACGAGCTAAGCAGGGTTTTAATAACCGCTCCTGAAATCAAAAAAATCAAATAA
- a CDS encoding MarR family winged helix-turn-helix transcriptional regulator, translated as MSRESIGKHVNALSKFITYYINQRVKKFNLNITQVEILKELYDLKEYHNIEGISQNELGDKLHLDKITVTKQLNVLSNEGYVIRKVNEADNRIKEVYVTDKGNEIKEDIKEILKNVTEILSGDFSEEENKIIIDLLKRMSENIYQKV; from the coding sequence ATGTCAAGGGAGTCTATAGGAAAGCATGTTAACGCATTGTCCAAATTTATAACATATTATATTAACCAAAGGGTGAAGAAATTTAACCTTAACATTACCCAGGTCGAAATATTAAAAGAGTTATATGACCTTAAGGAATATCATAATATTGAAGGGATATCTCAGAACGAATTAGGAGACAAACTTCATCTTGACAAAATAACAGTAACCAAACAGTTAAATGTACTAAGTAATGAAGGGTATGTTATCAGAAAGGTTAACGAAGCTGACAATAGGATAAAGGAAGTGTATGTTACTGATAAAGGTAACGAAATAAAAGAAGATATAAAAGAGATATTGAAAAATGTTACAGAAATATTGTCTGGGGATTTTTCAGAAGAGGAAAACAAGATAATAATAGATCTTCTTAAGAGAATGTCAGAGAATATTTATCAAAAAGTGTGA
- a CDS encoding nitroreductase family protein encodes MELKQIIEERKSIRIFKEDPITKETIKELLEAARLAPSGTNIQPWRFLAVTSEDMRKKLADCTFNVNFIAKAPLTMVCCADISSFKTQGKRVKELKEVGAFSGTDLGKGSLKDYSKKTKRDEKEALSYLHLNVAIAVEHMILRGVDLGLGSCWVMLFDQEKVKELLDLPDNLQVTALVPFGYPAQEPKQRPRLDIDDIYLGEV; translated from the coding sequence ATGGAATTAAAACAAATAATAGAAGAAAGAAAAAGCATTCGAATCTTTAAGGAAGATCCCATAACGAAGGAGACCATAAAAGAACTACTAGAAGCAGCTCGCCTTGCACCTTCGGGGACAAACATTCAACCGTGGCGCTTTTTGGCTGTGACAAGCGAAGATATGAGAAAGAAACTTGCAGATTGTACTTTTAATGTTAATTTTATCGCAAAAGCACCGCTAACAATGGTATGCTGTGCAGATATTTCCTCGTTCAAGACACAAGGGAAAAGAGTTAAAGAGCTAAAAGAGGTAGGAGCCTTCTCAGGAACGGACCTTGGCAAGGGTTCTCTTAAAGATTATTCTAAGAAAACAAAAAGAGATGAAAAAGAAGCCCTTAGCTATCTTCATTTAAATGTTGCAATAGCGGTGGAACATATGATTTTGCGGGGTGTTGATCTTGGGCTAGGTAGCTGTTGGGTGATGCTATTTGATCAGGAAAAAGTAAAAGAACTACTTGACCTGCCAGATAATCTACAGGTAACTGCTTTAGTTCCTTTTGGCTATCCGGCACAGGAACCAAAGCAAAGGCCGCGCCTTGATATAGATGATATTTATCTGGGAGAAGTCTAG
- a CDS encoding permease, which yields MLDAFIILTLMGVTLLIIAYRRGDNSHIKGFIEGKNMFKNVLPLLLLAFTIAGFIETLIPAETISTWLGEEAGWKGFFIGPAVGGLVQGGPFTFFPLFDAIFRDSIGTGTAIAMITGWGMLNVGHIPYELAFLGPRFVTLKIASCIAIPPLSGVLSHFLINIL from the coding sequence TTGCTAGATGCATTTATTATATTAACTCTCATGGGAGTAACCCTTTTAATTATAGCATACAGACGCGGAGATAACTCCCACATCAAAGGCTTTATCGAAGGCAAAAATATGTTCAAAAACGTCCTTCCCTTGCTACTGCTTGCTTTTACGATAGCAGGATTTATAGAAACCTTAATCCCTGCAGAAACAATTAGCACCTGGCTTGGCGAAGAAGCAGGTTGGAAAGGATTTTTCATTGGTCCAGCAGTTGGCGGCTTAGTTCAGGGAGGACCATTTACTTTCTTTCCCCTTTTTGATGCTATCTTTAGGGACAGCATTGGCACTGGCACAGCTATAGCCATGATAACAGGGTGGGGCATGTTAAATGTGGGACATATCCCTTATGAGTTAGCTTTTCTTGGACCTAGATTTGTAACATTAAAAATTGCATCTTGTATAGCTATACCGCCTCTATCCGGGGTATTATCACACTTTTTGATAAATATTCTCTGA
- a CDS encoding DUF6773 family protein, which yields MLKKRYVIRQEKPRYFKPKNTKSTSYSDNVFVESFYLLFFGLLALLIVRVLILNHPVESTWDIVVLFLAASLYITLRFTFLGKLHEKEHEKKDGYNFKKAALKGFISTIGFILFMVLLGVWSISTVNDVMKTAVGGTVFFAISVLMPFVSYKIANKKK from the coding sequence GTGTTGAAAAAAAGGTATGTGATTCGGCAAGAAAAGCCTAGGTATTTTAAACCAAAGAATACGAAATCTACAAGTTATAGTGATAATGTTTTTGTCGAAAGTTTTTATTTGTTATTTTTTGGGCTATTAGCTTTATTAATCGTTAGGGTATTGATACTTAATCATCCGGTTGAGAGTACCTGGGACATTGTAGTTTTGTTTCTTGCTGCAAGTTTGTATATAACCCTGAGGTTTACTTTTCTTGGAAAACTTCATGAAAAAGAACATGAAAAAAAAGACGGGTATAATTTTAAGAAAGCCGCCCTAAAGGGTTTTATAAGTACTATTGGATTTATTTTGTTTATGGTTTTACTTGGAGTTTGGAGCATAAGTACAGTTAATGATGTTATGAAAACGGCTGTTGGCGGGACAGTATTTTTCGCCATCTCTGTACTTATGCCTTTTGTTTCATACAAGATAGCTAATAAGAAAAAATAA
- a CDS encoding nucleoside recognition domain-containing protein, giving the protein MVATLKRGLNNSFEVIKELGKVLVPVIFLVTFLEHSGVLYILADYASPLMRLFGLPGEAALVLVIGNLTNVYGAIGAILNLELTARQITIVSVMVTISHSLPSETAIVTKAGAHGRWVLIYRVVASIIFGLFLNLVL; this is encoded by the coding sequence ATGGTAGCTACCCTTAAACGCGGTCTAAATAACAGCTTTGAAGTTATAAAAGAACTAGGAAAAGTACTTGTACCTGTTATTTTTCTAGTAACATTTTTGGAACATTCGGGGGTACTATACATATTAGCTGATTATGCTTCTCCTTTGATGAGGCTCTTTGGCCTTCCCGGGGAAGCTGCCCTTGTGCTTGTGATAGGTAACTTAACTAATGTATACGGGGCTATAGGGGCAATACTTAACTTAGAATTAACTGCAAGACAGATCACAATAGTTAGTGTTATGGTAACAATAAGCCACAGTTTACCCAGTGAAACAGCTATAGTTACTAAAGCCGGGGCTCATGGAAGATGGGTACTTATCTATAGAGTAGTGGCAAGTATTATCTTTGGTTTGTTTTTGAACCTTGTATTGTAG
- a CDS encoding DUF1385 domain-containing protein translates to MNVEDMNLQNISIKDKILGGRAKFNGIYFFASDCIVIYNDFSDGFKLTKKRSNLKQNKGILTKIPIVRSFMKLKMLVKLLSMTLGKIPKLFLLLVLILSVFSDILFLIFPGYFIAASSSPSFVSSWYFMYLVLIVLVGLLVTGKLKLYTGKLIDLFRYHGAEHKAINAALMDEPLTVNNIKKQSRVSSRCGTTLVVFYLPLVFLLNYLTGTVMFINVLISLILAMELFNLVKIRFFEVVFKPLLWVSALFQYLIMTKEPTDKQLEAAARAVRLIGEGPGAPLEERIFYTNIR, encoded by the coding sequence ATGAATGTAGAGGATATGAATCTACAAAATATAAGTATAAAGGATAAAATCCTTGGAGGCAGGGCAAAATTTAACGGGATATATTTTTTCGCAAGCGATTGTATAGTAATATACAATGATTTTAGTGATGGATTTAAGCTTACCAAGAAAAGAAGTAACTTGAAGCAAAATAAAGGAATATTGACAAAGATTCCTATAGTAAGGTCTTTTATGAAGCTTAAGATGCTTGTTAAGCTTTTGTCTATGACCCTTGGCAAAATCCCTAAATTGTTTCTTTTGTTGGTACTGATATTATCTGTTTTTTCCGATATACTTTTTTTGATATTTCCTGGATATTTTATTGCGGCTTCATCTTCACCTTCTTTTGTATCTTCCTGGTACTTTATGTACCTGGTTTTGATAGTCCTTGTAGGGCTTTTGGTTACTGGTAAGTTAAAATTATATACGGGGAAGCTGATAGATTTATTTAGGTATCACGGTGCAGAGCATAAGGCTATTAATGCTGCTTTAATGGATGAACCTTTAACTGTAAATAATATTAAAAAGCAAAGCAGGGTAAGTTCTAGATGTGGAACAACTTTGGTGGTGTTTTATCTGCCGTTGGTGTTTTTGCTTAACTATCTTACGGGAACGGTAATGTTTATAAATGTGCTTATCTCTCTTATTTTGGCGATGGAACTTTTTAACCTGGTTAAAATTAGATTTTTTGAAGTGGTGTTTAAGCCTTTATTATGGGTTAGTGCTTTATTTCAGTATCTTATTATGACAAAAGAACCTACTGACAAACAGCTAGAAGCAGCAGCTAGGGCGGTAAGGCTAATAGGCGAGGGGCCAGGTGCGCCTCTTGAAGAGAGAATATTTTATACAAACATTAGATAA
- a CDS encoding nuclease-related domain-containing protein: MAIVLKGEKSLEGKIKRKEQARDQLKGDIKETKSKLWTLRKEGVKDIFEKLFGKDNNYENTTEEKKELKEKIKSKKEEIEKLDEEITALTKGHAGEEVVTSILKQNLSDEYYILSGKKIGGEKEKAEIDHLVIGPKGIILIEVKNTSGIFYYDSEGEGWLKAPFSGKNALITPMKSPQDQVERASRIFKGNLNNHSNINISISNVNINTAVVFADDKCVFNGIENRFTMKTPLLLKDEIIPYINSLPQDKLLYNNNEAARKLSNIILTQKPNN; this comes from the coding sequence ATGGCCATCGTTCTAAAAGGCGAAAAATCTCTAGAAGGTAAAATCAAACGAAAAGAACAGGCTAGAGATCAGCTAAAAGGCGACATAAAAGAGACTAAATCAAAGCTTTGGACCCTTAGAAAAGAAGGTGTTAAGGATATTTTTGAAAAACTCTTTGGCAAAGATAATAATTACGAAAACACAACCGAAGAGAAAAAAGAACTAAAAGAAAAGATAAAATCCAAAAAAGAGGAAATAGAAAAGCTAGATGAAGAAATTACAGCCCTTACAAAAGGCCACGCCGGAGAAGAAGTGGTAACAAGTATACTAAAACAAAATCTATCCGATGAATATTATATACTAAGCGGCAAAAAAATAGGCGGCGAAAAAGAAAAAGCAGAAATAGATCATCTGGTTATAGGCCCAAAAGGAATAATTCTAATCGAGGTAAAAAATACAAGCGGTATATTCTATTACGACAGCGAGGGAGAAGGCTGGCTAAAGGCTCCTTTTTCCGGCAAAAACGCCCTTATAACACCCATGAAAAGTCCTCAAGATCAGGTGGAAAGGGCAAGTAGGATATTTAAAGGAAATTTAAATAACCACTCAAATATTAACATTAGTATTTCTAATGTTAATATTAATACAGCAGTTGTCTTTGCAGACGATAAATGTGTTTTTAACGGTATCGAAAACAGATTTACTATGAAGACTCCTCTTCTATTAAAAGATGAAATAATCCCCTATATCAATTCCCTACCTCAGGACAAACTACTATACAATAATAATGAAGCCGCCAGAAAGTTATCAAATATAATACTAACACAAAAACCTAATAATTAG
- a CDS encoding DUF1659 domain-containing protein, translating to MVMIGTEISSLQFRLMTGEDDEGQPKLSTRTIGRVKAELTDEEAFELGTEIMGLQKNPVSTLYRVDRKELIGSEE from the coding sequence ATGGTGATGATAGGAACAGAAATATCTAGTCTTCAGTTCAGGCTGATGACAGGCGAAGACGATGAAGGCCAGCCTAAGTTAAGCACAAGAACCATCGGAAGAGTAAAGGCAGAACTAACAGATGAAGAAGCATTCGAGCTTGGAACAGAGATCATGGGTCTTCAAAAAAACCCGGTATCCACTTTGTACAGAGTAGACAGGAAAGAATTGATAGGCTCTGAAGAGTAG
- a CDS encoding PocR ligand-binding domain-containing protein codes for MVFLKNLQLEDIIDSKQLQSMMDDFYSFTGLPGSIIDMNGKVLVGVGWQEICTKFHRIHPETRKHCIESDIYLSRGVPKGTYKTYKCKNNLWDIVTPIVVNDIQMGNIFMGQFMFEDDNIDYEFFRSQARKYGFDEEEYIASLKKIPRFKKENVDRVMNYYIKLAHMISELGYSNLRYSRILQEREQLVKSLQEKEERLRESEKDLYITLHSIGDGVITTDTSCRVTRMNPQAEKLTEYSAQEAYGKKVSEIFQLVDSTTNTPISNPIFNVLKTGHKRGLSNDTTLITCNGTKLQIADSAAPITDQGENVRGAVMVFSDVTEQYLAKEELIRNEARLQSLVNLFQYDAGSVEELRSYAFHEAIKLTGSKLGHFYQYDEDKKEFSLFSYSEGVKDECTVEKYGEVRKLDNAGIWAEAVRQRKPIIINDYEKYTPLKKGQPKGHAKIHRYLGVPIFKSNKIVAVMGVANKKTDYTQTDALQLSLFIDNIWKALERKWAEERIRYLSFHDKLTGLYNRSYMEEKMQELNYNNNDEIQSISIVMADLNGLKLVNDTFGHLVGDEMLKKIANILIESCHEGNIIARWGGDEFVILLPQTQEEEARDICKKINDNCKEVYIKDIPISVTLGAATRNNTTKSLLEVLKEAENDMYKQKLAESRSTRSAILNTLLKTLEEKSYETEAHALRMQKAALKIGEKLGLSDSELRRLKLAIILHDIGKINISESILTKEGPLTEEEWETMKEHPEIGYRIACATQEFSHVAEDILSHHERFDGKGYPRGLKAKEIPLLARITAIVDAYEVMTNGRPYKKPMLHQEIIAEFKRCAGTQFDPELVEVFLNILD; via the coding sequence GTGGTTTTCCTAAAAAACCTTCAGCTTGAGGACATTATCGATAGCAAGCAGCTCCAATCTATGATGGATGATTTTTATAGTTTTACAGGGCTTCCTGGTTCGATTATCGACATGAATGGGAAAGTCCTGGTTGGCGTAGGCTGGCAGGAAATATGCACAAAATTTCATAGAATCCACCCCGAGACTAGAAAACACTGTATAGAAAGTGATATATACCTTAGCAGGGGAGTTCCAAAAGGAACATATAAGACATACAAGTGCAAAAATAACCTGTGGGATATTGTTACACCAATCGTGGTAAATGACATACAAATGGGAAATATTTTCATGGGACAATTTATGTTTGAAGATGACAATATAGATTATGAATTCTTTCGTTCTCAGGCGAGAAAATACGGTTTCGATGAGGAAGAATATATCGCTTCTCTTAAAAAGATTCCTCGCTTTAAAAAAGAAAACGTTGATAGAGTTATGAATTATTATATTAAGCTTGCTCATATGATTTCAGAGCTTGGCTACAGTAATCTTAGATATTCGCGGATCTTACAAGAACGTGAACAGCTTGTGAAAAGTTTACAAGAAAAAGAAGAAAGGCTAAGAGAAAGTGAAAAGGATCTTTATATAACACTACATTCAATTGGTGATGGTGTAATAACTACCGATACTTCTTGTCGTGTTACTCGCATGAATCCCCAGGCAGAAAAACTAACCGAATACAGCGCCCAAGAAGCCTATGGCAAAAAGGTATCTGAAATATTTCAATTAGTTGATAGCACCACAAACACTCCTATATCTAATCCAATATTTAACGTTCTAAAAACAGGACATAAAAGAGGACTTTCAAATGATACTACCCTCATAACTTGTAATGGAACAAAGCTGCAGATTGCAGATAGTGCTGCACCCATAACCGATCAGGGGGAAAATGTCAGAGGTGCTGTAATGGTTTTTTCAGATGTTACAGAGCAGTATTTGGCCAAAGAAGAACTAATAAGAAACGAAGCTCGCCTGCAGAGCCTGGTTAATTTGTTTCAATATGATGCCGGATCTGTCGAAGAGCTGCGCAGCTATGCTTTTCACGAAGCGATAAAACTAACTGGTAGTAAACTTGGACACTTTTATCAATATGATGAAGACAAAAAGGAATTTAGCTTATTTAGTTATTCAGAAGGGGTCAAAGATGAGTGCACTGTAGAAAAATACGGAGAGGTTAGAAAGCTTGACAATGCGGGGATCTGGGCTGAGGCTGTTCGCCAGAGAAAACCGATTATTATTAATGATTACGAGAAGTACACACCTTTAAAGAAAGGACAACCAAAGGGTCATGCAAAAATACACAGATACCTAGGTGTTCCTATTTTTAAAAGTAATAAGATTGTTGCCGTAATGGGAGTTGCTAATAAAAAAACTGATTATACTCAAACTGATGCCCTTCAGCTTTCACTGTTCATTGATAATATATGGAAAGCTCTAGAGCGAAAGTGGGCAGAAGAAAGAATTCGCTATTTGAGCTTTCATGACAAACTCACAGGGCTCTATAACCGATCTTACATGGAAGAGAAGATGCAGGAGCTTAATTATAATAACAATGATGAAATTCAGTCCATAAGTATAGTTATGGCTGATCTAAATGGGTTAAAACTCGTAAATGACACTTTCGGTCACCTTGTAGGAGATGAGATGCTTAAAAAAATAGCTAATATTTTAATCGAGTCATGCCATGAAGGTAATATTATTGCTCGCTGGGGAGGGGACGAATTTGTTATCCTTCTACCACAAACCCAGGAAGAAGAAGCAAGAGATATTTGTAAAAAGATAAATGATAACTGCAAAGAAGTTTATATTAAAGACATACCGATTTCTGTAACTTTGGGTGCTGCTACCAGGAATAACACAACTAAAAGCCTGTTAGAGGTATTAAAAGAAGCTGAAAATGATATGTACAAGCAAAAGCTAGCTGAGAGCCGAAGTACCAGGAGTGCTATACTAAATACTTTACTTAAAACCTTAGAGGAAAAAAGTTATGAAACTGAAGCACATGCACTTCGCATGCAAAAAGCAGCTTTGAAAATCGGTGAAAAATTAGGACTCTCTGATTCTGAATTGAGGCGATTAAAACTAGCCATAATCCTTCACGATATCGGGAAAATAAATATATCGGAGAGTATATTGACTAAAGAAGGCCCTTTGACGGAAGAAGAATGGGAAACAATGAAAGAACACCCGGAGATAGGCTATAGAATTGCATGCGCCACTCAAGAATTTTCTCATGTAGCTGAAGATATCCTGTCGCACCATGAACGCTTTGATGGAAAAGGTTACCCTCGAGGCCTAAAAGCCAAAGAGATACCACTGCTTGCAAGGATCACAGCAATTGTTGATGCTTATGAAGTAATGACCAATGGAAGACCTTACAAAAAACCTATGTTACATCAGGAAATAATTGCAGAATTCAAAAGGTGTGCTGGCACTCAATTTGATCCAGAACTAGTAGAAGTATTTCTCAATATACTAGACTAA
- a CDS encoding putative quinol monooxygenase: protein MKAIVAKLKAKAGKEEELKNEVLKLTREVNDKEDDCLMYEPFVSEDDPTTIFIVEKYKNEEAIEYHRKTSHYISAKEKFEELLDGPPEVNVLDELFGDSKKGLFEM, encoded by the coding sequence GTGAAAGCTATAGTAGCAAAGCTTAAGGCAAAAGCAGGAAAAGAAGAAGAGTTAAAAAATGAGGTACTAAAACTCACCCGGGAGGTCAATGACAAAGAAGATGATTGTCTTATGTATGAGCCTTTTGTTTCAGAAGATGACCCTACCACAATCTTTATAGTTGAAAAATACAAAAATGAAGAAGCTATCGAATACCACAGAAAAACCTCCCACTATATATCAGCAAAGGAAAAATTTGAAGAGCTTCTAGACGGGCCGCCAGAAGTTAATGTATTAGATGAACTTTTTGGGGATTCGAAAAAAGGCTTGTTTGAAATGTAA